GTTAGTCAGTTCGGGTCAACGCTGGAGGAAATATTTGTCTGTTATGAAGAAGTGAAAGACTTAGTCGGTCCTGAAGAAATGAGGAATATCCCACTCGGTGCTCTAGGGATATATAGCTATAGTGAAAAGCTACGGGTAGGTCTACAGCAGCTAATGGCCGGAGCCAGATGTTTCAGCTTGCCAGCGATCAGCCGTGGCGACCTGATGTCACTGACCGAGGAGTGTGCCAAGGTGACAGGCATACCTTACCTGATGAATGCTTATCGAGAAGAGGCAATAGATATACTAGAGGATCGCCATAACGGGCACAAATACCATGAGGCCATAGGTTCGTTAGTTAGCTATGTGGGTACTTCTCGCAGATTGAGAACCTACGAATAAACTCAAATATTCCGAAGGCACTGCCGCAGACTAACGAGGCATCAAATAGGCCTCGTCCCGCTGAAAACGCACTGTCAGCCGGTGGATAAGATGACCGTTTGACAGTGCGTTCCGATTTTCTCTATACTGATTGCGGTAGAAGGTTGCCATGCGCCGGAGGTTCTAGTGGGGTTTGAAAGTCAAGATGTCGAGCGCAAGGTTCTAGCGATCCTTGGCACCTTAGGAGACTCCCAGGAAGCAGTTGGATCCACAATTATTGCCAAGCAGTTGAAGGACCGGGGAGTTGAGCTCAGCGAACGAGCGGTAAGGTATCATCTCAGACTGATGGACGAAAGGGGGCTTACCCGGCTTGCCGGTAGAAGAGCTGGCAGAATAATTACAGAGCTTGGGCAAGTTGAGCTAAAAAGGGCCATGGTTGCCCGCAAAGTGGGTTTTGCGTTGTCAAGGATCGAGACACTGGCCTTTCGCACCAATATTGATTTAGATAAACGCACCGGTTTCATACCAGCCAACGTCTCTCTTTTCCCGAAGGAGAATTTCAATAAGGCATTGAAGACCATGAAGCCCATTTTCCAGGCGGGGCTTTGCGTTAGTGACCTCGTAGCAGTAGCCAGCGAAGGAGAAGCTATAGGCGACCTGGTAGTCCCAGAAAAGAAGATGGCACTGGCCACAGTTTGCAGTATTGTAGTTAATGGCGCATTGCTGAAAGCCGGCGTGCCAATTGACGCAAAATTTGGGGGTATATTGCAGATACGAAATCATAGTCCCCTCCGTTTTGTTGAACTCATTCATTACGCTGGCAGTTCTCTTGACCCGACAGAAATATTCATCAGAGCTAATATGACATCTGTTACCAGGGTAGCCGAAGATGGCAATGGCGAGATCCTGGCTAACTACCGGGAGATACCTGCCATCTGTAAACCCCTGGCTGAGGAAGTAGAGGCAAAGCTCAAGGGTTCTGGCCTTGGTGGTATCCTTTTGATGGGAAACGTCAGTGAGCCAGTTTGCGAGATCCCCATAGAACTCAACCGAATTGGCGTTGTTCTAGTTGGCGGTTTGAACCCGGTGGCGGCTGCCGCCGAGGCGGGAATAATGAGCGAAAGTCATGCTATGAGTACCGTTGTTGACTATCGGACGCTGGTGAGAATCTCAGAGATTTGAACTATGAGAGAAATAAGAATCATCCCGTGTCTCGACATAAAGGACGGGAGGGTGGTCAAGGGAGTGAATTTCGTAAATCTCCGTGATGCCCGTGACCCGGTGGAAGCGGCAGCAGCTTATTGCCAGGAGGGGGCCGATGAGGTTGTTTTCCTTGATATCTTTGCTACTGTGCAGAACCGGAAGACGAGGTTGGAATGGGTGAAGAGAGTGTGTGATGTAGTAACTGTCCCCTTTGCTGTAGGTGGTGGTATCTCTAGCATCGATGACATGAAAGCGCTCATCGATATGGGTGTGGACAAGGTATCGATAAACACAGCTGCCGTGAAAACTCCGGATTTGATAAGGGAAGCCTCAGAAAGATTCGGCAGGAAAAGGCTCGTTGTTGCCATTGACGGTAAAAAAAATCCGGAAGGGAGCAAGCTACCCAGGCTGGAAGTAGTTGTTAGAAGTGGCGCAGAGTCCACTGGCATAGATATCGTAGAGTGGGCAAAACATGTAGAGAAGCTGGGAGCTGGCGAGATTCTCCTGACCAGCAAAGATGCTGATGGCACCAGAGATGGCTACGACCTTGAGATGACCGGGGCGGTGGCGGAAGCGGTAAAGATACCCGTCATAGCTTCCGGAGGCGCCGGTACATTGGAGCATCTTTATGTAGCAGTGACTGTAGGGAAGGCTGCAGCGGTGTTAGCTGCTTCGATATTTCACTTTGGAGAAATACGGATAGCGGAAGCCAAAGCGTACCTGAAAAGTAAAGGACTAAATACTAAAGATTGGCTGAGGCATTGACACCCATCTCAATACGACTAGACATAGTCTAATGTTAGGTACAACAAGCAAGAAGAGGATTTGAGGGACAAACCTTAGAAGGAGTAAAAAGGAGATGACAGGTACCAATCCGTTTGAAGTGGCGAAGCGGCAGATAGACGCTTGCGCAGATATTCTAAGATTGTCTCCCAATGTGACGGCGATGCTTAAGAGCCCGATGCGAGAGCTCCATGTGGCACTTCCGTTACGAATGGATGATGGCTCTATCAAGGTATTCCAAGGATTCAGAGTTCAGCACAATGATGCCAGGGGACCTACCAAAGGTGGCATCAGATTTCATCCTGATGAAACCATTGATACTGTCCGCGCACTCGCTTCTTGGATGACCTGGAAATGCGCTTTGCTTGATTTGCCTCTGGGAGGAGCAAAAGGTGGCATTATTTGCAACCCGAAGGAAATGTCCCCCGGTGAGTTGGAGCGTTTAAGCAGAGCATATATAAGAGCGGTATTCCAGTTCGTAGGACCAGAAAGAGACGTTCCAGCACCCGATGTGTATACAACCCCGCAGATTATGGCATGGATGATGGATGAATATTCGGTTATCTCAGGGAAACCGCAGTTTGGTGTCATTACAGGTAAGCCGCTGGCTATCGGCGGGTCTCCCGGACGTGGTGACGCCACGGCGCGAGGCGGTATGTTTACTATCCGTGAAGCCGCTAAGACGATGGGCATTGATCTGAGGAAAGCCAAAGTGGCTGTACAAGGCTATGGGAATGCCGGTTACCATGCGGCTCGACTGTGCAGTGAACTCTTCGGGTCGTCAATAGTAGCTGTGTGTGATAGCAAAGGCGGAGTGTGCTGTAAGGTCGGTATTGATCCAGAGGCAGCTTATGCCTGCAAGAATCAGACTAGCTCAGTCTGTAATCTGCCAGGCATGGAACCTATCTCTAATGAGGAACTTCTGGGACTCGATGTAGATATACTTATTCCGGCTGCCATAGAAAACATCATAACCGACAAAAATGCCGATAAAATTAAAGCAAAGATTGTTGCTGAGTTAGCCAATGGCCCAACCACCCCTGAAGCCGATGAGATACTATACAAAAATGGGGTTCATGTGATACCTGATTTTCTATGTAACGCAGGCGGTGTGACCGTCTCGTATTTTGAGATGGTGCAAAACTTCTATATGTACACTTGGGGAGAAGCAGAAGTCCGTGATCGTTTAGACAAAAAGATGACTGCGGCATATCATTCTGTATTAAATACTAGCCAGGAATATAAGATAAATATGAGACAAGCAGCGTACGTGCGGGCTGTTGAACGTGTAGTGGAAGCAATGAGACTTCGTGGTTGGGTATAGTCATTCGTTAATGAAAGATCCAGGTGTCCAGACTATGGCAAATCCAGGGTTCTCTCTAGACAACCGATTAACACCCAAAGAGGAACTGATCCATTTCAAAGCGGTAGTCAGAAGTGTGGTGATTGATGCCTCTGAAGTTCTTGCCAATATAGAGCTACTTTCTCATGCAGCCGAATTGGAAGCACAAATTGTTGTGTTAGATCATTGCTTGGATTACATACGAAGACTATGCGAGGGAGACATTCAGGAATCCGGCGATAAAGAAGCAGAGTAAGAAGATTGAGGGTTGTTAGCCAGAGGGTAACAGTCTAGCGGTTCGTTCAATCTCCAGATATCACTGACCTAACCACTGGATCGACTATATGGATGACTCTTCTCCCAATATGAAGTGGAACATTTCGACACTCCGATCTAGGCCAGTAATCCTCAGCCCGTCACGGGCTTAGCAACTCATCCAGTGGAAGTGCTACAATAAACACAAGTAACAGAATTGGTTGTTGACATAGACGGAGGTCATTTGAGAATACTTCTTGTTTACCCATGGTACCCCGATACCTTCTGGAGTTTTAGATACGCGTTGAAGTTCGTATCTCAGAAGGCCACTTTCCCGCCTCTGGGACTATTAACTGTTGCTGCCATGCTTCCGAGTGAGTGGGAGAAAAGGCTGGTAGATATGAATGTAAGCGCCCTGAGTGATGCAGATATTAAATGGGCTGATTATGTCTTTGTCAGCTCTATGGTGGTGCAGAGAGATTCGACGAGGGAAGTTATTGCCCGGTGCAAGAGGCTCAACGCCAAGGTGGTTGCTGGCGGTCCACTTTTCACTACTGGCTACGAAGGGTTTGACGGGATAGACCACCTTGTGCTTGGTGAAGCTGAAGCCACGCTCTCGCACTTCTTGGCAGACCTGGCCAAAGGGTGCCCTCAACAAATCTACTCATCCGATGAACGACCAGACATAAGCCAGACTCCTATCCCGCTGTGGTCGCTCATCAATATGAAGCACTACTCAGCGATGAACCTTCAGTACTCTAGGGGTTGCCCCTTTGACTGCGACTTTTGTGATATTATCATTCTCAATGGCCATAGACCCAGGACCAAGGATAGGCAGCAAATGGTGGATGAGCTAGAAGCATTGTACCGTCACGGCTGGCTGGGCAGCGTATTTATTGTCGACGACAATTTCATCGGCAATAGAAAGAAATTAAGGGCCGAGATTTTGCCAGCGATAATCGAATGGTCAAAAGACAAAAAGTACCCCTTCAGGTTCTCCACCGAAGCATCCATAGATCTTTCCGATGACGACGAACTGATGGAACTAATGAATAAGGCTGGGTTTAACCGGGTCTTTGTTGGCATTGAGACTCCAAACGAAGACAGTCTGGCCGAGTGTAACAAACTGCAAAATAGAAAGCGCGACCTGGCTGCTTCAGTGAAGAGGATTCAGAACC
The sequence above is drawn from the Chloroflexota bacterium genome and encodes:
- the hisF gene encoding imidazole glycerol phosphate synthase subunit HisF; translation: MREIRIIPCLDIKDGRVVKGVNFVNLRDARDPVEAAAAYCQEGADEVVFLDIFATVQNRKTRLEWVKRVCDVVTVPFAVGGGISSIDDMKALIDMGVDKVSINTAAVKTPDLIREASERFGRKRLVVAIDGKKNPEGSKLPRLEVVVRSGAESTGIDIVEWAKHVEKLGAGEILLTSKDADGTRDGYDLEMTGAVAEAVKIPVIASGGAGTLEHLYVAVTVGKAAAVLAASIFHFGEIRIAEAKAYLKSKGLNTKDWLRH
- a CDS encoding DUF4070 domain-containing protein, which produces MRILLVYPWYPDTFWSFRYALKFVSQKATFPPLGLLTVAAMLPSEWEKRLVDMNVSALSDADIKWADYVFVSSMVVQRDSTREVIARCKRLNAKVVAGGPLFTTGYEGFDGIDHLVLGEAEATLSHFLADLAKGCPQQIYSSDERPDISQTPIPLWSLINMKHYSAMNLQYSRGCPFDCDFCDIIILNGHRPRTKDRQQMVDELEALYRHGWLGSVFIVDDNFIGNRKKLRAEILPAIIEWSKDKKYPFRFSTEASIDLSDDDELMELMNKAGFNRVFVGIETPNEDSLAECNKLQNRKRDLAASVKRIQNHGFEVQGGFILGFDSDPISIFASQIDFIQKTGIVTAMVGLLNAPRGTRLYQRLKKEDRLLKDTSGDNTDFSINFIPKMKYETLIGGYKHVLDTIYSPRHYYERVVTFLKGYRPRKTVGISQLRFYHIHGFVKSLWSLGIIDKGRWYYWRLLISTLLRYPRHFPLSVGLSVTGFHLRKVAEGYNKTLLALRRQSV
- a CDS encoding DUF128 domain-containing protein; translated protein: MAVEGCHAPEVLVGFESQDVERKVLAILGTLGDSQEAVGSTIIAKQLKDRGVELSERAVRYHLRLMDERGLTRLAGRRAGRIITELGQVELKRAMVARKVGFALSRIETLAFRTNIDLDKRTGFIPANVSLFPKENFNKALKTMKPIFQAGLCVSDLVAVASEGEAIGDLVVPEKKMALATVCSIVVNGALLKAGVPIDAKFGGILQIRNHSPLRFVELIHYAGSSLDPTEIFIRANMTSVTRVAEDGNGEILANYREIPAICKPLAEEVEAKLKGSGLGGILLMGNVSEPVCEIPIELNRIGVVLVGGLNPVAAAAEAGIMSESHAMSTVVDYRTLVRISEI
- a CDS encoding Glu/Leu/Phe/Val dehydrogenase, which codes for MTGTNPFEVAKRQIDACADILRLSPNVTAMLKSPMRELHVALPLRMDDGSIKVFQGFRVQHNDARGPTKGGIRFHPDETIDTVRALASWMTWKCALLDLPLGGAKGGIICNPKEMSPGELERLSRAYIRAVFQFVGPERDVPAPDVYTTPQIMAWMMDEYSVISGKPQFGVITGKPLAIGGSPGRGDATARGGMFTIREAAKTMGIDLRKAKVAVQGYGNAGYHAARLCSELFGSSIVAVCDSKGGVCCKVGIDPEAAYACKNQTSSVCNLPGMEPISNEELLGLDVDILIPAAIENIITDKNADKIKAKIVAELANGPTTPEADEILYKNGVHVIPDFLCNAGGVTVSYFEMVQNFYMYTWGEAEVRDRLDKKMTAAYHSVLNTSQEYKINMRQAAYVRAVERVVEAMRLRGWV